One stretch of Lytechinus variegatus isolate NC3 chromosome 17, Lvar_3.0, whole genome shotgun sequence DNA includes these proteins:
- the LOC121431020 gene encoding uncharacterized protein LOC121431020 isoform X1, whose product MSYVICLLSFVIGLLRCNAQETSHLRLVGGAFPSEGRVEVNLGDGRGWGTICDNGWDYHDAAVVCKQIGYPAATFSTPGARFGGNPDLPVLLENVVCTSSHSTIDECPSAAPSFSCDHANDAGVKCMFPSFLGCFSILTIGSRARTILENSNDACIAHCKALDYRYAGMSGSSCRCGNIERFYFFNQYPDFYCNTNCRGDTTQLCGNPTNSHFSVFDTTLGVCEDPGVPQNGNRTGDGFEFGTTVEFSCHGDHVLMGHPVLQCVLGNSPHDVKWNGTLPECVKSAVTLPGSDKMDTTTTVPDVTIAPMTSSEVPTARQNGQSLSSGAIAGIAVVLIMTILAFIVLAVLYGLKRKRKAKERASEFNPDSLNQKSDSTENVYEIEESNMIEDETELAPSTTNGHAVVPGNVERNIDSRLPPRALPSIHLYADVTLPREDVISPTSDYGTMDDVVDDNEVSPSLVRGENLETEQHDGDRSFYFVLENAVPNDLIDKRECPPQKPQAKPRAPTGRFAKKPPRAAPRNVKIKANHVASATNVPKESSKFGRVEGQSVGGSGCARVEDREGKIAAPDPHRTTSQSEPQCSETPKYANSEFQEMRKNLVENTLYKPLEEELTESTGSKQKLTVPNLKTRLRNNSESEATPKSPAYANYEPKRRRSTGEPNGRSPSFEHDDGSLSVQSSFYINAEFHSACEVPENMIENPLYKPCTPGLIDSLAKDNS is encoded by the exons ATGAGTTACGTAATTTGTCTTTTATCTTTTGTCATCGGTCTGCTACGCTGCAATGCACAAG AAACGTCTCACCTCCGTCTTGTTGGTGGCGCATTTCCCAGCGAAGGCCGCGTCGAGGTCAATCTTGGCGATGGCAGAGGTTGGGGCACGATCTGCGATAATGGCTGGGACTATCATGACGCTGCGGTCGTATGCAAACAAATCGGTTATCCGGCAGCGACTTTCTCTACCCCTGGTGCCCGGTTCGGCGGTAATCCGGATCTGCCAGTTCTACTCGAAAATGTTGTATGCACTTCGT CCCATTCTACGATAGACGAATGCCCGTCAGCTGCTCCTTCATTTTCGTGTGATCATGCAAATGATGCAGGTGTGAAGTGCATGT TTCCCAGTTTCCTCGGTTGCTTCTCCATACTCACCATCGGATCACGAGCGAGGACTATCCTTGAGAACTCGAACGATGCCTGCATAGCCCATTGCAAGGCCCTAGACTACCGCTATGCTGGGATGTCGGGATCATCATGCAGATGCGGAAACATCGAACGGTTTTATTTCTTCAACCAGTACCCCGATTTCTACTGCAATACAAACTGCAGAGGAGATACTACGCAGCTCTGCGGAAATCCTACAAATTCGCACTTTTCCGTGTTTGACA CCACCCTTGGTGTATGCGAAGATCCAGGTGTTCCTCAAAACGGCAACCGAACAGGAGACGGCTTCGAGTTTGGAACAACGGTGGAATTCTCGTGCCATGGAGATCACGTTCTCATGGGACATCCCGTCTTGCAATGCGTGCTAGGGAATTCCCCTCATGACGTCAAATGGAATGGAACCTTACCAGAATGCG TTAAATCAGCTGTGACATTACCCGGTTCAGATAAAATGGATACCACTACTACCGTACCTGACGTCACAATCGCTCCGATGACGTCATCTGAGGTTCCCACAGCTCGTCAGAATGGCCAGTCATTGTCATCAG GAGCAATAGCAGGAATTGCGGTAGTTCTTATTATGACCATTCTCGCGTTTATCGTCTTAGCTGTGTTGTATGGCTTGAAAAG GAAACGAAAGGCAAAAGAAAGGGCTTCGGAATTCAATCCAGATTCGTTAAACCAAAAATCGGACTCGACAGAAAATGTCTATGAGATCGAAGAATCAAACATGATAGAAGATGAAACTGAGCTGGCGCCCTCTACGACAAACGGTCATGCGGTTGTCCCAGGGAACGTTGAAAGAAACATTGACAGCAGATTACCTCCAAGAGCGCTACCAAGTATACACCTGTATGCAGACGTTACACTTCCTCGTGAGGATGTCATCAGTCCAACATCGGATTATGGCACGATGGATGACGTTGTCGACGACAACGAAGTGTCACCATCACTGGTTCGAGGTGAAAACCTTGAAACTGAACAGCATGACGGGGACAGaagcttttattttgttcttgaaAACGCTGTTCCGAATGATCTTATTGATAAGCGCGAATGTCCGCCGCAAAAACCCCAAGCCAAGCCTCGAGCTCCAACGGGACGATTTGCCAAGAAACCTCCCCGCGCTGCCCCGAGGAATGTAAAAATCAAGGCGAATCATGTTGCTTCGGCAACGAATGTTCCCAAAGAAAGTTCCAAATTCGGACGTGTTGAAGGCCAATCTGTTGGTGGCAGCGGCTGTGCAAGAGTTGAGGACCGGGAGGGCAAGATCGCTGCACCAGACCCGCATAGGACAACCTCTCAGAGTGAGCCACAGTGTTCAGAGACTCCTAAATATGCCAACAGCGAGTTTCAAGAAATGCGAAAGAACCTCGTCGAAAATACCCTGTACAAACCATTAGAGGAAGAACTGACCGAATCAACTGGGAGCAAACAAAAGCTGACCGTGCCAAATCTAAAGACACGGCTCAGGAACAATTCGGAGTCTGAAGCGACACCTAAGTCTCCCGCGTATGCGAACTATGAACCAAAAAGACGGAGGTCGACGGGTGAGCCAAACGGAAGATCACCGAGCTTCGAACACGACGACGGATCGTTATCAGTTCAAAGCTCGTTTTACATCAATGCTGAATTTCATTCAGCATGTGAAGTGCCAGAAAATATGATAGAAAATCCGCTTTACAAGCCATGCACCCCTGGGCTTATTGACAGTTTGGCTAAAGACAATTCTTAA
- the LOC121431020 gene encoding uncharacterized protein LOC121431020 isoform X2, protein MFPSFLGCFSILTIGSRARTILENSNDACIAHCKALDYRYAGMSGSSCRCGNIERFYFFNQYPDFYCNTNCRGDTTQLCGNPTNSHFSVFDTTLGVCEDPGVPQNGNRTGDGFEFGTTVEFSCHGDHVLMGHPVLQCVLGNSPHDVKWNGTLPECVKSAVTLPGSDKMDTTTTVPDVTIAPMTSSEVPTARQNGQSLSSGAIAGIAVVLIMTILAFIVLAVLYGLKRKRKAKERASEFNPDSLNQKSDSTENVYEIEESNMIEDETELAPSTTNGHAVVPGNVERNIDSRLPPRALPSIHLYADVTLPREDVISPTSDYGTMDDVVDDNEVSPSLVRGENLETEQHDGDRSFYFVLENAVPNDLIDKRECPPQKPQAKPRAPTGRFAKKPPRAAPRNVKIKANHVASATNVPKESSKFGRVEGQSVGGSGCARVEDREGKIAAPDPHRTTSQSEPQCSETPKYANSEFQEMRKNLVENTLYKPLEEELTESTGSKQKLTVPNLKTRLRNNSESEATPKSPAYANYEPKRRRSTGEPNGRSPSFEHDDGSLSVQSSFYINAEFHSACEVPENMIENPLYKPCTPGLIDSLAKDNS, encoded by the exons ATGT TTCCCAGTTTCCTCGGTTGCTTCTCCATACTCACCATCGGATCACGAGCGAGGACTATCCTTGAGAACTCGAACGATGCCTGCATAGCCCATTGCAAGGCCCTAGACTACCGCTATGCTGGGATGTCGGGATCATCATGCAGATGCGGAAACATCGAACGGTTTTATTTCTTCAACCAGTACCCCGATTTCTACTGCAATACAAACTGCAGAGGAGATACTACGCAGCTCTGCGGAAATCCTACAAATTCGCACTTTTCCGTGTTTGACA CCACCCTTGGTGTATGCGAAGATCCAGGTGTTCCTCAAAACGGCAACCGAACAGGAGACGGCTTCGAGTTTGGAACAACGGTGGAATTCTCGTGCCATGGAGATCACGTTCTCATGGGACATCCCGTCTTGCAATGCGTGCTAGGGAATTCCCCTCATGACGTCAAATGGAATGGAACCTTACCAGAATGCG TTAAATCAGCTGTGACATTACCCGGTTCAGATAAAATGGATACCACTACTACCGTACCTGACGTCACAATCGCTCCGATGACGTCATCTGAGGTTCCCACAGCTCGTCAGAATGGCCAGTCATTGTCATCAG GAGCAATAGCAGGAATTGCGGTAGTTCTTATTATGACCATTCTCGCGTTTATCGTCTTAGCTGTGTTGTATGGCTTGAAAAG GAAACGAAAGGCAAAAGAAAGGGCTTCGGAATTCAATCCAGATTCGTTAAACCAAAAATCGGACTCGACAGAAAATGTCTATGAGATCGAAGAATCAAACATGATAGAAGATGAAACTGAGCTGGCGCCCTCTACGACAAACGGTCATGCGGTTGTCCCAGGGAACGTTGAAAGAAACATTGACAGCAGATTACCTCCAAGAGCGCTACCAAGTATACACCTGTATGCAGACGTTACACTTCCTCGTGAGGATGTCATCAGTCCAACATCGGATTATGGCACGATGGATGACGTTGTCGACGACAACGAAGTGTCACCATCACTGGTTCGAGGTGAAAACCTTGAAACTGAACAGCATGACGGGGACAGaagcttttattttgttcttgaaAACGCTGTTCCGAATGATCTTATTGATAAGCGCGAATGTCCGCCGCAAAAACCCCAAGCCAAGCCTCGAGCTCCAACGGGACGATTTGCCAAGAAACCTCCCCGCGCTGCCCCGAGGAATGTAAAAATCAAGGCGAATCATGTTGCTTCGGCAACGAATGTTCCCAAAGAAAGTTCCAAATTCGGACGTGTTGAAGGCCAATCTGTTGGTGGCAGCGGCTGTGCAAGAGTTGAGGACCGGGAGGGCAAGATCGCTGCACCAGACCCGCATAGGACAACCTCTCAGAGTGAGCCACAGTGTTCAGAGACTCCTAAATATGCCAACAGCGAGTTTCAAGAAATGCGAAAGAACCTCGTCGAAAATACCCTGTACAAACCATTAGAGGAAGAACTGACCGAATCAACTGGGAGCAAACAAAAGCTGACCGTGCCAAATCTAAAGACACGGCTCAGGAACAATTCGGAGTCTGAAGCGACACCTAAGTCTCCCGCGTATGCGAACTATGAACCAAAAAGACGGAGGTCGACGGGTGAGCCAAACGGAAGATCACCGAGCTTCGAACACGACGACGGATCGTTATCAGTTCAAAGCTCGTTTTACATCAATGCTGAATTTCATTCAGCATGTGAAGTGCCAGAAAATATGATAGAAAATCCGCTTTACAAGCCATGCACCCCTGGGCTTATTGACAGTTTGGCTAAAGACAATTCTTAA